AATCGCCATCGATGCCGAGGCATACGAGACGATCCAAGCGCAGGCCGATGCGACCGCGTTCAGTCCAGCGAGCACGAGCAGTATCAGACTCCTCGACAGCATCGAAGTCGGTGTCGACTTCGACCCGAACGCCTAACCCGGCTGCTTCGACGTTCGGATTTATTTTTTAGCATCACGACCGCCGCCCAGACAGTCCGACCGATGGGATCATACAAAGCGACGCCGAGAGCACTCTATGGAGCAGTCGACCGACGATCTCGCGGCGGTCGCCAGCGATGCCGTGCGGGCAAGCGGTGACTACCTCCGCGAGGCGTTCAGAAACGGAGCCGTCGACGGCGAGTACGACACCACCGACGTGAAGGCGGTCGCCGACCGCGAGGCCCAACGGCAAGTCCGGTCGGTGATCGACTCGCACTACCCGGACCACGCTTTCGACGGCGAGGAATCCGAGTGGAGCGACTCCGACCACGCGTATCGGTGGGTGGTCGACCCCCTCGACGGTACCAACAACTTCGCCAGCGGCTATCCGAAGTTCGCCACGGCGGCGGCGGTCCTCCACAACGACGAGCCGGTCGTTGCGGCGATCTACGAGCCACTCACCGGGACACAGTATCTCGCCCGGCGTGGCGAGGGCACCACAGTCGACGGCAGGCCGATCCGAGTGACCGATGGCTCGACACACCCGCTCGAACACGGGACGGTCGCGCTGGTTATCGGTCTCCCGGCAGTGACGAATTCGGCGTTGGCACAGCAGGCCGAGACGCTCGAACTCGCGCTTCGAGACCAGTGTAAACGGGTGGTGGCGACGTGGGCACCCTGTGTCGACTGGGGCCTACTGGCTCGTGGCGCGATTGATGGGCTCGTCGCGTTCCACCCCGAGCGCTACGAGCAGTATGCCGGGAGCCTGCTGGCGGCCGAAAGCGCGGTCAAAGCAGTCGACACGGTCGACGACGATGGACTGTACGTCGGCGCACCGAACTCCGAAACGACCCAGCGGCTCCACGAGACGGTCATGGACAGTCTCTAACGATATTGGGACTTATACCACCGCCGCCGCTAGAGGTGGTATGTTTCGCTGTCGTCGCAGTCGACCGGAGGCACGACGATGAACAAACTCAATCCACGGATCAGAGTGGTGTGGATCCTCCGGGCGATCATCACCGCCCTCGTCGTTGGCGCTCTCGGCGTCGGCGTGGCGACCTTCTTCGATCAGTCCCGGCTGATTCCGGTCGGCGTCGCAGTCGTCCTTGTAATCGCTGGCGTGCTCCACGCCATCGTCCGCTACCGGAACTGGGCGTACGTGGTCGGTGAGGACGCCATCTATCTCGAACGCGGCGTGTTCACCGAAGTCCGAACCGAGGTCCCGCTGGTCCGCATCCAACACGTCGACTCCCGGCGGTCGGCGTTCGAACGCCTCGTCGGGCTGGCAAGTACGGTCGTCTACACGGCTGGCTCGCGCGGCGCGGACGTGACGATTCCGGGACTGACGCCCGACGACGCCGACGGCCTCCGCAAACGACTCAAAGGACTCGTCATCGACACCGACGGGGAGGACGCCGTGTGAAACTCGCGTTGAAAGCCGTTCCCTACCGCGCCCTCCAGAAGACGACAACGCTTGTCATCTCGGCGATCTTCATCGTCTCCTTTGGGATCGGTGTCGAGTTCGGCCCGCCACAGTTTCTGGCCGTACTCGTCGCCAGTTTCCTCGCGATGCTCGTCTACGAGATCGCCTACTACCGGCGCTTCGAGTACGAACTCACCGACGACACCCTCGACATTCGATCAGGGGTGTTCAACCGTCGCAAGCGGGAGATCCCCTACGGGCGAATCCAGAACGTCGACATTACACGCAACATCCTCCAGCGACTGTTCGGTCTCTCGGAACTCGATATCGAGACCGCGGGCGGCGGCTCTACTGAGGCAACCCTCCAGTACGTGACGGCCTTCGAGGCCAAGCGGCTCCAGTTGGATCTCCGCCGGTACAAGCGTGGCGAGTCCCCCGAAACACACGCTGACGAGGGACAGCCGGGCGTCGAAGGTGGGGTCGTCGACGAGCGTCGCGTCGAGAGCCACGACGATGACGAACTGCTGTTCAAGATCGCTCCATCAGAGTTGGCGTTGGCAGGAGTGCTCTCGTTCGATCCGCGGGTGCCCGGCGCGATCATCGCCCTGTTCAGTGGCTCGATACCGTTCATCTCGCCGATCATTCCGGTCGAGGCACCGCCACTGGTCGTTCTCGGAATTCTCGCGGCGCTGTTCGCTGTCGGCATCGTGTTGGCGTGGGTCGTCGGAGCGATTTCGGCAGTTCTCAACTACTGGGGGTTTCGACTCACCCGCTCCGAGGAGGAACTCAGATACGAACGCGGGCTGTTACAGCGCTACAGCGGGACGATCCCGTTTGACAAGATTCAGGCGATCACGATCACCGACAACCCGCTCAAGCGGCTGACGAGATATGCGACGCTTGTGGTCGAAACCGCGGGCTACGCTCCCGGACAGAGCGACGGCCGGGGAAGTGAGGCGGCGATTCCAATCGGGAGCCGCGAGCGAGTCGACCAGCTCACCCACGAGATCACCTCGGCCGAAGAGCCGACGTTCACACGACCACCCAAACGGGTTCGTCGACGCTATCTTCTCCGCTACCTGCTGGCACTCGGCGCGCTGACAGGACTGGTCTACGGGGTTGCGACGCTGTTCGACGTCGCCGAGCAGATGCCGTGGTATCTCCCCGCGGTCGGCGTACTGCTGACGCCGATTGCGGCCCACTTCAAGTGGCGTCACCGCGGCTACTGGCTCGGCGAGGAGCATCTGGTCACCCGAAACGGCTTTTGGTCGCGGGAGACCAAACGGATCGCATACTACCGGATTCAGACGGTGATCGACACACGAACGATCTTCCAGCGTCGGTGGAACGTAGCGACAGTCATCGCCGATACTGCAGGCTCGCTGTCAATTCTCGGCACGGGTGCGGCCGCGGTCGACATCGACCAGCGGGACGCCGACCGACTCCGCGCGGAACTCGCCGACCGGCTCCGAACCGCAGTCGCAGACCGTCGTCAGCGTCGACGCGAGACACGCGAGACACGAGAGACTGACACTGAGACGACCCCCGGAGACGAAGAAAGCGACCAACCGTCCACGGATGTCTCTGAAAACGGGACGGGATCGACCGACACGGTCGAGCGTGCTGAGACGCCGGATGGTATCGAAAACGACGATGTATCGGACGTAACTGAAAACGGTGAGGCCCCAACAGACCGCCCCGAAAACAGCAACAAGCCGCCGGAGGCAGACGAGGACGATGCGTCGACTGACGTGACAGCCAACGGGCAGGATGTCGACCGATCCGACGAGTCGGAGCGTCGAGATTAGTCCTCGCGGGCGGCCGCGACAACAGACGTGAACTCGCGGGCCCGTTCAGTGATCGTCTCGAACTCGCCGCGTTCGGCCGCCTCGTAGTCGACCAGTGCGCCACCGACGCCGACACACTCGGCTCCGGCCTCGATGTAGTCGGCCGCATTGTCGAGGTCGACGCCGCCGGTCGGCATCAGCGGGATCTGGCTGTAGGGGCCTTTGATCGCGCTCAGGTGGCCCGGTCCGAGCGAGGAGGCCGGAAACACCTTGACGAGATCGGCACCGGCCTCGTACCCCCGAATCGCTTCGGTCGGCGTCATCACACCCGGTGCGACCAGCGTCCCGTAGCGGTTACAGGTCGTGATTACGTTCTCGTGGAGGCTTGGGCTGACGACGAACTCCGCACCCGCCAACATCACTGTCCGAGCCGTTTCCGAATCGAGAACCGTCCCGGTTCCGACGACGATCTCGTCGCCAAAGGAACCGGTGAGATCCGACAACATATCACCGATACCGGGTGTGTCAGCGGTGAGTTCGATTCCCGTTACGCCGCCTTTGAGAAGCGCATCGGTGATATCGATCAGTGTGTCCGGATCGGCACCGCGCAGGACTGCGACGACGCCGCTGTCGACCAATTGCCCGTAGGTTTCGGCTTTTGCGTGCATATCCAACCGTTCAATCCGGACATATTAAAAAGGCGTGTGTGAGTCGGCCACAGTGTTAGGCGACCGTACCTGAATCGGGAGCCGCGGGGTGAGCCGCCTGCGACAGACAGCCCCAAACCGCACGACTCCGGCGTGTTAACCGGTCGTACCAAATCCCCTATTAGTAGATACACGCACAGTATAGGTATGAGCACCTCACCGACCACCGAACCCCAATCTTCCAGTCTGTCGACTGATTCCACGTCGGACCTCACCGCGAAACAGCGGCGGATTCTCGACTATCTTCGAGCACAGGTCGACAGCCAGACCTATTTTAAATCCCGACTCATCGCTGACGAACTCGATATGAGCGCCAAAGAGGTCGGCGCGAACATGACCCCGCTGGTCGAGGGTGATATCGATCTGTCGGTCGAAAAATGGGGCTACTCATCGGGGACGACGTGGATGGTAACGGCCTAACCGCGAAAAGAACGGAAAATCGCTCGGTCGAACGCAGTTCTCTCAGTTAGTCAGTCGACTTAGCACTCCGACCAGCCACACGACTCGCAGGTCTTGCAGCCTTCCGAGAAGTACAGCGACATGCTGCCACATTCAGGGCATTCGGGCGACTCACCGGCGGCCAGCAGATCGTCGGTGGCGTCGGTCGTCTCGGTAGACTCTGGCTGTGCGGCCGGTCCGGGTGTCGCACCGTTGGCGGTCGTGTCGTCGGAGACTGCGCCGCCGTCGGTCTCGTGAGCCGCTGCGGGTTCGTCGTCAGCAAGCTCCGAGAGGTTCTGCTGTTTCGGATACGGGTTGTCGATCTCGCCAGCGAGATAGCGACGCAGGGCCGTTCCGATGGCGTCCGGGATGGAGTTGATCTGCTCGCCTTTGTCCCAAGCGACCTTCGGACTCCGAATCCCGTTGAGT
This sequence is a window from Halohasta litchfieldiae. Protein-coding genes within it:
- a CDS encoding PH domain-containing protein, translating into MNKLNPRIRVVWILRAIITALVVGALGVGVATFFDQSRLIPVGVAVVLVIAGVLHAIVRYRNWAYVVGEDAIYLERGVFTEVRTEVPLVRIQHVDSRRSAFERLVGLASTVVYTAGSRGADVTIPGLTPDDADGLRKRLKGLVIDTDGEDAV
- a CDS encoding DUF7123 family protein; translation: MSTSPTTEPQSSSLSTDSTSDLTAKQRRILDYLRAQVDSQTYFKSRLIADELDMSAKEVGANMTPLVEGDIDLSVEKWGYSSGTTWMVTA
- a CDS encoding PH domain-containing protein translates to MKLALKAVPYRALQKTTTLVISAIFIVSFGIGVEFGPPQFLAVLVASFLAMLVYEIAYYRRFEYELTDDTLDIRSGVFNRRKREIPYGRIQNVDITRNILQRLFGLSELDIETAGGGSTEATLQYVTAFEAKRLQLDLRRYKRGESPETHADEGQPGVEGGVVDERRVESHDDDELLFKIAPSELALAGVLSFDPRVPGAIIALFSGSIPFISPIIPVEAPPLVVLGILAALFAVGIVLAWVVGAISAVLNYWGFRLTRSEEELRYERGLLQRYSGTIPFDKIQAITITDNPLKRLTRYATLVVETAGYAPGQSDGRGSEAAIPIGSRERVDQLTHEITSAEEPTFTRPPKRVRRRYLLRYLLALGALTGLVYGVATLFDVAEQMPWYLPAVGVLLTPIAAHFKWRHRGYWLGEEHLVTRNGFWSRETKRIAYYRIQTVIDTRTIFQRRWNVATVIADTAGSLSILGTGAAAVDIDQRDADRLRAELADRLRTAVADRRQRRRETRETRETDTETTPGDEESDQPSTDVSENGTGSTDTVERAETPDGIENDDVSDVTENGEAPTDRPENSNKPPEADEDDASTDVTANGQDVDRSDESERRD
- a CDS encoding inositol monophosphatase family protein, whose protein sequence is MEQSTDDLAAVASDAVRASGDYLREAFRNGAVDGEYDTTDVKAVADREAQRQVRSVIDSHYPDHAFDGEESEWSDSDHAYRWVVDPLDGTNNFASGYPKFATAAAVLHNDEPVVAAIYEPLTGTQYLARRGEGTTVDGRPIRVTDGSTHPLEHGTVALVIGLPAVTNSALAQQAETLELALRDQCKRVVATWAPCVDWGLLARGAIDGLVAFHPERYEQYAGSLLAAESAVKAVDTVDDDGLYVGAPNSETTQRLHETVMDSL
- a CDS encoding bifunctional 4-hydroxy-2-oxoglutarate aldolase/2-dehydro-3-deoxy-phosphogluconate aldolase, with translation MHAKAETYGQLVDSGVVAVLRGADPDTLIDITDALLKGGVTGIELTADTPGIGDMLSDLTGSFGDEIVVGTGTVLDSETARTVMLAGAEFVVSPSLHENVITTCNRYGTLVAPGVMTPTEAIRGYEAGADLVKVFPASSLGPGHLSAIKGPYSQIPLMPTGGVDLDNAADYIEAGAECVGVGGALVDYEAAERGEFETITERAREFTSVVAAARED